Genomic segment of Nitrosopumilaceae archaeon AB1(1):
AAGGCCCAGTTTGTTTTAGAAGATAAGGAAGGGCAAAGTGATGCACTTGAAGATGCTATACGTAAAACAGAACATGTAAGTGAATTAGAAATATTAAACATGAGTCGAATGTCAGTAGATATGAAATAGGTGTGTGACAGTTTTGGATGACGTTAGAGCATCCCTTAAAGTCAAGATTATAGAAGCAAAGCCACGTGATGTTGGGAAAAAACGAATAAGAATTGATGAAAAAGATATGAAAACTATACAAGTAAAGGCAGGTGATTTGGTAAAGATTGTAGGTGACAAGACAAGTTGTGCTGTAGTTTGGCCAGCAGATGAGGATGATAAATTAGTGGAGGTTGTACGTATGGATGGACAGAGTAGAAAAAATATAGGCACATCATTGTATGATCATATCACGATTACTAGCTGCAAATCACAGAATGCGGCAAGTATTGAAATAATCCCAATATATGAAAAAATGAATAGTGATTATGAATTCACAGATTTTGTAAAGAATAGAATAAAGAATATGCCATTAATCAAAGGAGATGAGATTTCAGTAGTAATTCTAGGAAACAGTATAGAGTTCAAGATAGGCAAGACGACGCCAGATGGAGTTGTAACCATTAACGAATTTACCAAACTTAGCATATTAGAGAACATCACACAAGATACAAAAACTCACATAATGTATGATGAGATTGGAGGGTTGGAAGAGGAAGTCTCTACAATGAGAGATATTGTAGAGATGCCACTTAGACATCCAGAATTATTCAGAAGTTTAGGGATAGAAGCTCAAGCAGGGATATTATTGTATGGTCCCCCAGGATGTGGTAAAACACTTATTGTAAAAGTTTTAGCAAGTGAATCATATGCCAATATGTATATAATTAATGGCCCAGAAATATTAAACAAATATTATGGTGAAACAGAAGCTAAATTACGTGAAATTTTCAAAGAGGCAAAAGAAAATTCACCTAGTATAATATTCATAGATGAGATCGACGCAATTGCTCCACGAAGAGAAAGCGCACAGGGAGAAGTAGAGAAAAGAATAGTAGGACAACTACTTGCTCTAATGGATGGTGTTACAGATAGAGGAAATGTCATAGTTTTAGGTGCGACAAATAGACCAGATAGTATAAATCCAGCATTACGTCGTCCAGGCAGATTTGATAAAGAGATAGAAATTCCGGTTCCAAATATAGAGAGTCGTACTGCAATATTACAAATTTACACACGCGGTATGCCACTTAAATCTGAAATAAAAATAAAATCACTTGCATCAGATCTTATAGGATATACAGGCGCAGACATTAAATTATTATGCAGAGAGGCGGCGGTAGTTGCCATAAAGAGATATTTACCAAAAAACACTCCAATATCTAGTAAAATTCCCTCATCAGTGTTACAATCCATGGTAATTAAACGAAGTGATTTTTACGAAGCGATGCAAAAGATTGTACCGGCAACCATGAGAGAATTTTACATAGAACAGCCAAAAATTATTTGGGATAACATTGTAGGATTAGAAAAAATAAAAAAACAGTTAAAAGAAAATTTTGTTTTGGCTATAAATGATCCACATAGATTTGATGAAATAGGAATAAAACCTCCAAAAGGGATATTATTGTATGGTCCCACAGGATGCGGTAAATCACTTTTAGCTCAAGCTCTTGCAACAGAATGTAAAGCAAGCATCATTTATGTTCACGGAGCAGATATGTTGTCTAGGTGGGAGGGTGAATCAGAGAAGGCGATTAAAAAAATATTTCTCAAAGCAAAATCATCAACTCCATGTATTATAATTTTTGATGAATTTGAAATTATTGCAGGAAAAAGAGAACATGTTAATACATTATCAAGTCAGATTATATCTCAGATACAAAATTCAATTCCACAAGTATGCGTTATAGGAATTACAAATAGACCAGATATGATAGACTCATCAGTATGTGCTGCAGGAAGATTGGACATATCCTTGTATGTTCCTCCTCCAAATCAAAATGAAAGATTGGGTATTTTAAAAATCCTAGTTAAAAAATTTAAGTTATCAAATGATGTAAATTTGGAAGAAATTGCACAGAGGACATATGGGTACACGGGTGGAGATTTGTCCATAATCTGTCGAAGTGTGGTAATTCACTCAATACACAGAGATAATCACACTATAACGCACGATGATTTCAACGAGTCTTTGGCAAAGATTAGACCATCTGTTAGTAAGGAAATGATAAAATCTTATGAAGATATTCAGCAAGGATTATCTAGTATTAACATCGATGATAAAAATAAGGGGCTGTATAGTTGACAATACCATTTAGAAATATTGTATTTGAATATATTAAAAACAAGGAGTCACTTACCAATGTAGAGTTACAAAAATTACTTGTAAAAACAAATCCAGAGATAACAAGTGATAGATTAGAGAAATTATTATTAGAACTAGAAATACTAGGAACCATCTCTGTTACATGGCTTGCAAAGGATACAAGGAGAATAGAGGTAATAGTAGAGAAGGAAGAGATTGACAAAATTGAAGAACAAAACAAAGAGACACAAATTAAAGAGTATGAAGTTAGTTTCCCAGGCGCAGTAGACTAAATTCGTATATGAAAAGTTGCATCAAGTACTAGAGCTAAGAATATTATAGTCAAATACGGAGCTGTAATTTTATACGCTTGCCACGCAAATTCAGATGTAGGTGTTTTTGTTAATTTATAGTGATAGACAAGCATCAATCCACCAGAAACAGCTGCAATAATGGTGTAAATTAAACCAAGACCAAATGAATATAAAATTAATGAGTATGGTAATAAAATTATTGTGTTTGCTAAAATATATTTTGAAGTTCGTTGCATACCAATCACAACAGGCAGCATTGGAACATTAACTTGAGTATAATCATCATTCATTTTCATTGCAAGACACCAAAAGTGGGATGGCGTCCAAACAAATACCAAAAATCCTACTAAAAATCCTAGTAGATCAATTGAACCAGTTGCAGCTGCCCACCCTGCCATTGATGCGGCGCTACCGGCAAATCCACCAATTACAATATTTGTAGTACTATTCCTTTTCAACCACATAGTATAGATAATTACATAAAAGAATATTCCAAGTGCAACAAAAAATGTAGACAATTCATTTAATGTTATATACGCATAGATTACAGATACACAACTTACTACAACACCATAAATCAAGACGATATTAGGGGATATGGTTCCACTCGGAATTGGTCGTGTGCTTGTACGAGTCATCTTAGAATCAATATCACGATCGTAATAATGATTCAGTGCGCTAGAACCTGCAGATGCCAAGATGCCAACAATAATCAGATGTAGCATTGTCAGGTAGTCTATCTCCTGACCGGCAAGAGTACCTGCAGTATACATGGACGCAACGGCGGTAAATACGAGTAGTACTACAATACGTGGCTTTGATACAAGTAAGATCTCTTTAATTGTCAACTACATCACAGGTCAGGACTAGGAAATTAATGTATTCGTATTGACTTACAAAGAATTAAGTATATCAATCTAGACGCCATGATAAATGAGTAATTGGGATCTAATGATGCCAGGTATGGGACTGACTGGAATAGGTCTAACTGGCATAATAACATCATATTCGGGTTTGGCACACACATTCATAGATGGAATGCATGCATTAACTGGACTTACATTATTCATTGGGCTTATAATTTTAGCCGCTGGAATAATGGAAGGTGGTGTATCTACAAGCAATAGAGCAAAGGCTACGGTACTAGTTGTTGCTGCAATATCACTTTCCTTTGCAGCTGTTTCACTCACATCAAATACAATCGACTCTGTTATTACATTCGCAGGTGTGATGTTAGTTATTGCAATACCATCAATAGTCATTGCATATGTAGGTACAAAACATAAAGAGTATATGAAACCAATTGCAACAATATTTTTACTTGCAGTAGGTGCAGGAGTGTTGGCATATATTGGATTTGGTTTTTCAGGTCCAGAACCATATCTTGTTTCAACAGTAATTGAAGAGGTTAAAGAGGAGATAAAAATAGTATCAGATACTCCAATATTTTCAATTGCAATATTAGAAGGGGCAGCAATTAATGGAAATCCAGATTACTTACCAGATGAGGATACAAAAGTTACAAGAGGTGAAATTATAGAGTGGATTAATGAGGATGCAGCAGCTCATACAGCTACAAGTTTTGATGATTTAGGCGATACATTTGATTCGGGGCTTTTGAGTAGTGGAGATACATATCAATTAGATACTACAGATTTACCCGATTCTGTTTCCTATTTTTGTACATTGCATCCATGGATGGAATCAGCATTTGCAATCGTAGATGATTCTGAAGCAACTACGACTGAGATGATGAATAATGAGAGTATGATGATGGAAGAGAAGATATTAGAAATTTCAATTCCTCAAGGAGCAGGAATTCCTGGATCAGATAAAATATTTTATGATCCTGAGGAAATCACAATCGATACAGGAGATACAATAACATGGACAAATAATGACATAACAATTCATACTGTAACATCTGGGATGGTAGAATCAGGACATGATGGAATATTTGATTCTAGTATCATAGGATCAAGTGAATCATTTGAATACACATTTGATGATGCAGGATATTATCCATATTATTGTGTGCTTCACCCATGGATGTTAGGCTCTGTAACGGCAGAATAATTTGTTAGTACTAGGTAAATTTTACAAGACGTTGGTAGAATATGCCGAACGTAGTAAACCGAACGAAGTATCATCCATGCTATTTGGCAAACATGAAGATGATAAAATAGTGACATACGATATATTTGAAACATCAAATGAAAATGAGTCACCTACAAGTTTTGTGATACCAAATGATGAATTACTTTATGGGTACAAGGAAGCAGAAAAAAGAAATTTACAAATAATTGGAATATTTCATTCACATCCAATTTCTGAGGCTTATCCATCACTAACCGACAAAAAATTCATGATTATCAATCCAATTGTATGGGCAATATATTCAGGATTAGATAAAAAAATTAAAGCATTCACTCTAGATGATGAAATTAAAGAAATACCAGTTGTGTAATAATAAATTTATAGTTAAATAAGTACAATACGTCACAGTATATTCTAAATTATATCATATCTTGTTTTAAATATACGAATATTTAATGAAAATTATGGAAATACATGTGTACGACACCTATGTAAAAGCACAAGATGGTCATACTATGCATTTTGACGTGATTACAAAAGAGAAAGATCATGACAAAGCAATAGAGTATGCAAAACAGTGGTTAACATCAGTAAATGAGAACAATGCTACTGTGACTACTAACGAGTGCCAATTCTGTCATTCACAAGGCGCTCCAGAACCAGTAGAGCAGGCCATTGAGAAAGACGGATACTTCATCCAAAAGATGGAAGGCTGTCCTTAGAGATAGCACATCCAATTTTTTTTTATTTTTTATTTAATAATTTTACAGTGATACAACTGCGATAAATGCAGATACGAAAACTAGAGCAACTGTATTTAATAATTTAATTACAGTATTAAGAGCAGGTCCAGCTGTATCTTTGTAAGGATCTCCAATTATATCACCAACAACAGTTACCTTGTGTTCCTCAGTACCTTTGTCGCCTTTCATTTCTACTAATTTCTTAGCATTATCCCACGCGCCGCCAGTATTTGCAAGATGATATGCCAAAAAGATGCCAGTGACAACTGCACCCATCAAAAGACCGGCAACTGCAGAAGGACCTAAGAAAACGCCAAGAACAATAGGGGCCGCAATTACAATACTTGCAGATTTCCACAGTTCTTTTAGAGATGCGACAGTTGCAATATCAACACATTTTGCATAATCTGGTTTTGATGTTCCCTCTAGAATTCCCGGATCTGCCTTGAATTGACGGCGTACCTCATCTACCATTTTAGAGGCAGACTTTGATACACCGCTTATTAATTGACCAGTAATCACAAATGGAAGTAATCCACCAACAAGTAGACCTACGATTACTGCAGGATTTGTAAGACTATAATCAAACGCCATATGAAATACCTCTTTGGCCTCAAATTGGAATGCCTGAATCATTGCAAGAGTTGCCAGTCCTGCGCTTGCAATTGCAAATCCTTTGGTTACTGCTTTGGTAGTATTTCCAACTGCATCAATTTCATCGGTAATTTTTCTATTCTCCTCACCCATTCCAGTCATCTCTACAATACCTCCAGCGTTATCTGCAATTGGACCGAACGCATCTATGCTAAGTACAATACCTGCTAGACTCAACATTGCCATTGCAGTTAAAGATGTACCAAATATACCATAAAGTAGTGCTTGATTTGGATCAGGAGATGCAGAAGAAGATATGTAAAATGAAATAATTATAGCAGTTACAAGTACGATCATAAATGGACCTGTAGATTGCATGCCTTTTGTAATTCCCGTGAGTGTCAAAGATGCATATCCCCATTTAGCAGAATCTGCTATTTCTTTGACAGGACCGAATTTATGATTTGTGTAATAGTCTGTAATTTTTTGAATCACTGGAACTAGAATTACACCAATTACAGTAGAGCCAAATAAAGCATATGCGATTGGGGTATTACCCAAAAACACCCACATGAATATAAAATTCAGAACAATGGCAATACTGGCAGATATGTAAAATGAACGATTTAGTGGTTTCATCACATCTTTGATATTTTTGGAGCCGACGCTAGCAACACCAATGATTGAGGCAATGGCCCCAGAGGCACCGATTAGAACAGGGTATAAAATATTTTCAGGTACTTGAATTAGTGCTGCAATTAGGAGCGATGCCAATACTGTAACGATATATGATTCGTAAATATCCGATCCCATACCAGCTGCATCGCCTACGTTATCCCCCACATTATCTGCAATTGTAGCTGGATTTCTAGGATCATCTTCTGGAATATTTGCCTCAACTTTACCAACTAAATCAGCTCCCATATCAGCTGCTTTTGTAAATATACCACCACCAATTCTAATGAATAATGCGATCAAGCTAACTCCAATTCCAATACCAGCAATCGCAAGTGGATCACGAAATATTAGAAATAGAATTGTAATTGCAAGTAACGCCATAGCAGGAACTGCAAGTCCTACGGTTGCACCTCCACGAAAAGCTTCAGCAAAAGTTTTACCAATTCCACCCGAAGTAGAGTTTGCAGTTCGGACAGCAGCCTTTACTGTAATTTTTAATGATATGACACCGGCAATGGCAGATAATGCAACTCCTACTGCAAATGCAATTCCGTTAGAATATCCAATTAATATTCCAATTATTACAGATAATGCTATAGATATCGGTATAATTATTTTCATTTCACGTTTTAGAAATGCTGCTGCTCCTTCTTTTACGGCGTTAGATATATCCATCATCTCTTTTGTTCCAGCTTGCTGTTTGATTACCCACCCAGCAAACAGAGCTGCTGCTAAAATGGAAACAATTCCAGCAACGATAGGCAAAATCTCTTCTAAAATCATAATATGAATTGAGCCCTATATGTACAGAATATAAATTATGGAATAAGGGTCATCAAAAAAGACATGTGGATAAATATGTAAATTATGAGATTTAGTATCATATATTCATCATAAAATCAAAAAAACAACGTAAAGCACATATACAACCAAATTAAAATTTAATTATGTTAATTAAGGAGTTGAATAGCTTATGCCTCAATCTGGAATTGTCAAATATCATGTCAAATTATCATTCAAAGTTGATGGGCTTGTCGAGCGCACAGATATCATAGGCGCCGTTTTTGGACAGACAGAAGGTCTGTTGGGTCCAGAAATGAACTTAAATGAGCTGCAACGTTTATCAAAGATTGGACGTATTGAAGTGCACACATCAAGTACATCAGACACAACATCAGGTACATCTCTATTACCTATGAGTACAGATATTGACACATGTGCATTAATTGCCGCCGCAGTAGAGAGTATTGATAAAGTAGGACCATTTGATTGTACGTTTAGATTAGATACGATAGAAGATGTACGTGCTGCCAAGAAAGATGATATTGTAAAACGTGCAAAAGAAATCAAACAACGTTGGTCTACAAAAACAGTTAGTGAAGGAGACACTATGCTCAAAGATGTACATGAAGGAAATGCAGGTAAAGTGGAATCTTATGGTAGATTTAAATTACCATGTGGTTCTGGAGCACTAGATTCTCAATGGTTAATTC
This window contains:
- a CDS encoding M67 family metallopeptidase — encoded protein: MLVLGKFYKTLVEYAERSKPNEVSSMLFGKHEDDKIVTYDIFETSNENESPTSFVIPNDELLYGYKEAEKRNLQIIGIFHSHPISEAYPSLTDKKFMIINPIVWAIYSGLDKKIKAFTLDDEIKEIPVV
- a CDS encoding heme o synthase, which produces MTIKEILLVSKPRIVVLLVFTAVASMYTAGTLAGQEIDYLTMLHLIIVGILASAGSSALNHYYDRDIDSKMTRTSTRPIPSGTISPNIVLIYGVVVSCVSVIYAYITLNELSTFFVALGIFFYVIIYTMWLKRNSTTNIVIGGFAGSAASMAGWAAATGSIDLLGFLVGFLVFVWTPSHFWCLAMKMNDDYTQVNVPMLPVVIGMQRTSKYILANTIILLPYSLILYSFGLGLIYTIIAAVSGGLMLVYHYKLTKTPTSEFAWQAYKITAPYLTIIFLALVLDATFHIRI
- a CDS encoding plastocyanin/azurin family copper-binding protein, which codes for MSNWDLMMPGMGLTGIGLTGIITSYSGLAHTFIDGMHALTGLTLFIGLIILAAGIMEGGVSTSNRAKATVLVVAAISLSFAAVSLTSNTIDSVITFAGVMLVIAIPSIVIAYVGTKHKEYMKPIATIFLLAVGAGVLAYIGFGFSGPEPYLVSTVIEEVKEEIKIVSDTPIFSIAILEGAAINGNPDYLPDEDTKVTRGEIIEWINEDAAAHTATSFDDLGDTFDSGLLSSGDTYQLDTTDLPDSVSYFCTLHPWMESAFAIVDDSEATTTEMMNNESMMMEEKILEISIPQGAGIPGSDKIFYDPEEITIDTGDTITWTNNDITIHTVTSGMVESGHDGIFDSSIIGSSESFEYTFDDAGYYPYYCVLHPWMLGSVTAE
- a CDS encoding sodium-translocating pyrophosphatase codes for the protein MILEEILPIVAGIVSILAAALFAGWVIKQQAGTKEMMDISNAVKEGAAAFLKREMKIIIPISIALSVIIGILIGYSNGIAFAVGVALSAIAGVISLKITVKAAVRTANSTSGGIGKTFAEAFRGGATVGLAVPAMALLAITILFLIFRDPLAIAGIGIGVSLIALFIRIGGGIFTKAADMGADLVGKVEANIPEDDPRNPATIADNVGDNVGDAAGMGSDIYESYIVTVLASLLIAALIQVPENILYPVLIGASGAIASIIGVASVGSKNIKDVMKPLNRSFYISASIAIVLNFIFMWVFLGNTPIAYALFGSTVIGVILVPVIQKITDYYTNHKFGPVKEIADSAKWGYASLTLTGITKGMQSTGPFMIVLVTAIIISFYISSSASPDPNQALLYGIFGTSLTAMAMLSLAGIVLSIDAFGPIADNAGGIVEMTGMGEENRKITDEIDAVGNTTKAVTKGFAIASAGLATLAMIQAFQFEAKEVFHMAFDYSLTNPAVIVGLLVGGLLPFVITGQLISGVSKSASKMVDEVRRQFKADPGILEGTSKPDYAKCVDIATVASLKELWKSASIVIAAPIVLGVFLGPSAVAGLLMGAVVTGIFLAYHLANTGGAWDNAKKLVEMKGDKGTEEHKVTVVGDIIGDPYKDTAGPALNTVIKLLNTVALVFVSAFIAVVSL
- a CDS encoding DUF2024 family protein is translated as MEIHVYDTYVKAQDGHTMHFDVITKEKDHDKAIEYAKQWLTSVNENNATVTTNECQFCHSQGAPEPVEQAIEKDGYFIQKMEGCP
- a CDS encoding AAA family ATPase, with the translated sequence MDDVRASLKVKIIEAKPRDVGKKRIRIDEKDMKTIQVKAGDLVKIVGDKTSCAVVWPADEDDKLVEVVRMDGQSRKNIGTSLYDHITITSCKSQNAASIEIIPIYEKMNSDYEFTDFVKNRIKNMPLIKGDEISVVILGNSIEFKIGKTTPDGVVTINEFTKLSILENITQDTKTHIMYDEIGGLEEEVSTMRDIVEMPLRHPELFRSLGIEAQAGILLYGPPGCGKTLIVKVLASESYANMYIINGPEILNKYYGETEAKLREIFKEAKENSPSIIFIDEIDAIAPRRESAQGEVEKRIVGQLLALMDGVTDRGNVIVLGATNRPDSINPALRRPGRFDKEIEIPVPNIESRTAILQIYTRGMPLKSEIKIKSLASDLIGYTGADIKLLCREAAVVAIKRYLPKNTPISSKIPSSVLQSMVIKRSDFYEAMQKIVPATMREFYIEQPKIIWDNIVGLEKIKKQLKENFVLAINDPHRFDEIGIKPPKGILLYGPTGCGKSLLAQALATECKASIIYVHGADMLSRWEGESEKAIKKIFLKAKSSTPCIIIFDEFEIIAGKREHVNTLSSQIISQIQNSIPQVCVIGITNRPDMIDSSVCAAGRLDISLYVPPPNQNERLGILKILVKKFKLSNDVNLEEIAQRTYGYTGGDLSIICRSVVIHSIHRDNHTITHDDFNESLAKIRPSVSKEMIKSYEDIQQGLSSINIDDKNKGLYS